The Chelonoidis abingdonii isolate Lonesome George chromosome 15, CheloAbing_2.0, whole genome shotgun sequence genomic interval TCCATGTTCTAAACCATTAATTCTCTTCTCCATCTATCCATCTTGCCAGTGTTTTTCCCACAGAATACAAAAAAATTGCTTCATCCTTTcaatccatttttaaatttagttctGTGTATTTTATCAACTAGACTGTGCAGCTGGACTCCTGTCTATAGCAAGAAGAGATACTCATTCAAACTCTCAAGAACTAGAAggtattaaactttttttaagttACATATGGAATATAAACACTCTTAGATCATAGTCTATACTCTTAAAAGTCACAAGAAGATAATGGCTAGGTGTATACAGAACATACCATGTTTAAGTTTTTCACATCAAAGCCACATATAAGAAAGAAGAAATTGCCACAAAGGTCATCAAGTAATCGGTGGGTACAAACATGAGTGGCAAGCCACTTCAGCAATGAATTCTGGGGAAGGAATTGCTTCTTTCCAAACATATCCTGAAAAATAAGCATATTCACATAACAGAAGGCTATTTGCTTTTATTCATACTATAGGTTTCTTGAGATAACTACTTCAATTCATAAAAGAAAGATTGTTTCGTATTACACTCTCTCACCATGTGAGCCTAGACCATTTAATTTGAAGTGAAATATATAATCAGTACCTTTGCTATCAAGTTAAGAACAGAATAAATTATTCATGGTTACCCAAAGAAAATCCATGAAAATTCAAACTTTTAAAGAAGTTCTTATCAGTTTTGTATTCATTATGTCAGAGAGGGCATGTCAGATTTCTGCTAAAGGTTAAATATTTTAAGCTACATCTGCGTAAGTTGGTATGTTTGATATTTGAAGCTTCCTTAATTCAAACCATGTGAATAAAACCAAGCTTGCATTGTGATGGCAGTTTCCTCTTGCaagatactatttttaaaaagtccaaggGTTTGAACATGATCTACAGAGTGCATTTTACTCACACTGACACAGCACAAAGTCTATGACCCATCCACTGGTTTGTGGTTAACTGGGTGGTTCCACAATAGCTCACTGTGCAAGTCACCGTGACTGGGTCAAGTTTCACAGGACCATGTGAACAGGTGcattttttctataaaataaaaGCTTCTTAACTGGGGACCCTGATCAGCCTATTATTCTAACAAAGCAGCCATTTTCACTAtgagaagagagacagagggagctgGCATATGTTATTTGGCCTCATTTCTATCTGCCTGAGAGGAGAAGGAGAGCCAGTGGCAGTTACAATACACAAAAATATCTATTCAAGACATGTCCTGTGGTTAGAAAAGGTACATTACGCCTAACAGAGATAGAGTGATACTTCCAATATCTAAAACCTTATCTGCCATAACTCACATGGCTACCCCTCCTTCTCCCGCCAAAGGATAGCTGTGAATAGAGGTGGGCAGTCCAGCCCCTGTACACAGCACACAACAGCTAGTGAACATCTTCACTggatcctcctcttcctctcactcTTTGTTTGGCAACTGATGTGAAAAATTTAGAATTTCGAGTCTGAAAAAGCCCCATAGTATTTTTCACCAGCCCAACTCTCCTTAATGGGAGCAGCATTTATGCTAATACTCTCCTGCCCAAGAAGCAGACGCTAGATTAAACAGGGTCGTCTCTAGGAGACATTCCAATCTAGTGGAATAGAACATGTGAGTTTATCAATGGAAAAATCTATAAGACGACTGAAGTACACAGAGGTGATTGCTAAATAAATCTACAGAAATTGATGACAAATGAAAAATACTctatataaaaggaagaaaaggatatCACATGACCCTACCAAAATTCACTAATGTATATATTAATCATGGCTTTTTGGCAAAACAAGTCCTAGAACCATGTGCAAATGAGTAAATATAATACTGAGATTCTTTCAGGTCAAGCCCTATTTATAAGATACAGTTTAAGTTTTAACTTCCCCCTAGCTTCTCCTGTCATGTATTTAAATTTCTCAGCCTGATAGTTCAATTTTCCCATTTTGAAGGCTCTCAACATCCTTGTGTATAGTACATCAAAGATAAATATTAAGCATTTTCAGATAGTATGTGATCCACCAACATCAAAACAAATGTTTGCTTTTACATTattattcacttttaaaaaaaaaaatgcagagaagtGGGCAACATCAAATGCGTTTTGTggtcagtgggccaaattctactctcaatTACACAGTTATCAACACGGAAAACCATCAGAGAGCAACTCTGGACATATATTGATATACGGTCAAAATTTGGCTTAGAATGCATGTCATGCATGTTAATCTCCTATACAAGTGTGTACAGAGCAAGAGAGGCACATTCATATGCATTAACTCTACACATAATTttatttatacacctctaccccgatataatgcggtcctcagaagccaaaaaatctcaccgccttaCAGGTGAGACCAGGTTATATCAGGTTCAGTCCAAtatggcataccggcaagagccactatgctgtgctggactggaccagcttccccggcagtgatttaaagggcccagtgctccagccgcTGCTGGAAGCCCCGgatcctttaaatcaccgccggagctccggcagcgtGGCTtaggcggggatttaaagggttcagggCTCCCCGCTGTTTTACCACGTTAtagccaaattcgtgttatatcaggtcacgttctattggagtagaggtgtattctctactaaaaccattttaaatggaaaataaacatgctcactttgttttaaaacaaatatcttGACTGAAATACACACCTTGAGCAGCAGCTCTGGAAGCACTCCGAGTTTTGTCAGAGGGCTAGTGGAGAACTTGACTGTGGCTACAGGTGCCAatgcaaaaaacatttttattttcttagctaGCTCTGGCATAGTTGAAAATGCGATgaaagctgttaaaaaaaaaagacttcttaAGATAATATTTGACAGAAATTAAATCAGAATTTTAGGTAGGCATATTTTCATTACAGAGTATAGTAAGTTTTAAGTTCTGAATTTGGAAATTGTATATGCGTTTAAAGAAGAATTTGAATTAGCATCAGTAAATACTGGTTTGGTTAAATACTGGTCTTTAAATACTGGTTTGGTTAATTAAAGGTTGACCTGAGCATCAATTTAAATTTTAGTTGGAATGATGAATCTATGATTTTCCATATACATTTTCACAACTCTTTAGAATATTTGTTTTTACAGAAATTGGATGAATAACGTAATCTATTAGCATAATTTACTGTTTTACAAGTTTTCACCTCAAATAAATAGGTGAAAGTTAGTTCTCTTGCCTTTTAGTTTTAATGAGGATACAAAATAAACTGTACTAGTAAATctgtattttatcattatttaaccaaaaatgtgcaaatctctctcttttaaaacagtgtatttaaattaaatctcttAACATACCTATAGTGGTACCCTGTGAATGGCCAATGTAATAGATTTTCTCTTGTCCAGTTTTATTCACAATAAAGTTTATAGTGGCAGGAAGGTCGTATTTAGCCATTTCATCAAAACTATAACATAAAAGACAAGACGACAGCTATATAAATAAAGCTATAAAATTTCCATAGCAACATATAGAGAGAAGAATTACTGAATGGAACTTTAGTACACTGAAAATTAGTCAGCTAAGAATGAATAAAAACTTCCAAAGGCTGATTCCAAACAGCCAAACTCTGACCAAGATTCACTTAGGGCTTGATCCCGAACccctcaagtcaatgggaattttctcattgatttcaatgaaggcaggatcaggccattaTAGCAAATTTATAGTTTCCCTTACTGTTAGCATATTAGCACATATATAACCAGGATAAACAATCGCAGTGGCACAATCATGTTTAATCTGTTACTGAAGTAGGGTAGTAGATAGAGCACACCACCacccatacttggtcagaccaaaggtccatttagcccagtatcctgtcttccaacaatggccaatgccaggtgccccagagggaatgaacagaacaggtaatcaagtgatctcctgtcacccattcccagcttcaggcaaacagaggctagagacaccatccctgcccatcctgacaaacagccattgatggacctatccttcatgaacttatctagttcttttttgaatcctattataatcttgccagaggatgttgtgaaggccaaggagttccacaggttggctgcactgtgtgaagaaatacttccttttgtttgttttaaatctgttgcctattaatttcatttggtgacccctacatcttgtgttatgagaaggaatcaataacacttccttaattactttctccacaccagtcataactttatagatctctatcatatcctcccttagtcgtctcttttctaagctgaaaagtcccagttttattcaTCTctccgttccatacccctaataatttttgttttccttttactttgttttcagCCCTTTCctgaagcttttccaattccaatttatcttttttgagatgaggtgagaacagggtgaaatttttcagataaACAGTTTATTTGccccaaaaatgcagatttggccaAAGGAATTTCcgggggagggatgggagggagtcCTCCCTCACAGTCTTTATCCCAGTGCTTAGGGCACGGTCCTGATATGTGGGAGACTCAGCTTCAAAGCTCTGCTCTGGAGCAGCAACTGGAACAATTCGCTTCCCCCGCTCTCCCCCAGGAGAGTGCCCTACCACCCGCTTATGGACTATTCTGGGGGGGTGTCTCAATCCCTCCTCTTGAAGAGGTCTCACTTTGTATAAAAGTACATGAATAGCCATTGGGCCAGACAGAGAGCGGTAGAGAGAATGATtatatcccagtggttagggcactctcctgggaAGGAGGaaacctgggttccagtccctgcaCCACAGCAGGAATTcaaacctgagtctcccacattccaagacaatgccctgaccactgggctaaGGGGGAAACCCTACTGGCTCGACTGTGAATTGAGACCTTCattaccttttattttttaaaaatgcctggaaacaaaatgtttcatttgacccaaaaggaaaattttcctactttttcaattcaccaaaaattaaaaaaaaaaaaaaaaaaaaatcgtttcaGTTTGGCCCAAACCAACCCCCTACCCTCTCGCCTCCAAGAAcggccagcaaaccaaaaattcAGTGATCAGCACAGCACTAATACTGGGGGCATGGCATCACACAGGAAATGGCAGAGGGAAAAGAGTGGTTCCTGTTGACAGCATGtataaaatgtaataaacagCACTCCTCAGAAATGAGATCCAGCTACCTGAAAACCCAGAATTCTTCTTGCTTCACTGTATAGTGTTTATGCTTTCTGGACCAAGTGTTCCCCCTGCTGTTTCCCATCCAAACATCAAAGCCAGCATCTGCCAGCATGAAGCCCAGGCTGTTGTTGTCCAAATTTGTGATCCAGTTACTACCATCTGCAAGCAAACCATGCTGCAGAAAAACAGCAGGCTTGGGACCTGAAAGATAAAGCATTTTACATAGTTAAAAATCAAAGCTTCATGTTCTCCTCACACTGAAGTCCTGACAAACTCTAGTGAGTATTCAATATTTCCTTCATCTCTATATTTGAGTGGCTAACCTATACTCCTATAGGACTGTAAGATTAGCAGCCTTTATGATACTAACAATGTCTTAAATTCATGTATTGTAATCTTTCACAATAGCAGGGTTTTAAAGAGTTATTTTATTGTAGTTATGGATTTAAAAACATTACATTAGGTTCTTAACTAGAGCACCTAATATTTCTCACACAAAAAAAAGCAGGTTTGAAACAAGCAAACCCAAGAAAAGCAGGAACTACAGTAAGAACACAGAGAACTATTTGATTCCAGCGTTTATAATTTCTGGGTGATAAGAGGCCTGATCCTGGAGGCATTCTAGCTTTTCTTCATTATCCTTGCTCCCCTCCTCTTACCACAAGGCCATGGAAGGTCTTCCCATAGGTGAACTCCAAGGATCAGGCTTTTCAGGCTAAGACAATGACAAACTAAGATGGTGTACCACTGTCTTTAGCATCAGATCCCCTTTCACTATGTATCAACATTAACATCTGCTGCAGGTTCTCACAATGCACAGGAGCACGGGAATGCAAACTGGGAATGGAACGCAAACTTACTTTAATACCTTCCATTCGCCTGTTCATGTTGATTTTCAGCATTCGTTAAACTGAAAGTCATTGCCATTTTTCTTTAACATAAAAAATTTCCCTTACAGTTTTTCTAGCTGTGGAACCATAGACTGTTGTGGACTTTCGCTCCAAAAGATAATGTCATACATAACTGCAATTAATTCTATTCACATTTGTCAGATATTGCAACAGAAACATTAGGAAATATTATGCACTATAAATTCTGTCAGCAGTAAATAAACactgtttgggaaaaaaaataccagGTCAGTAACAGCTTGAAGTCAAAATGAACTTTTATGTCTTCATTCTTCTTCTAGAGGATCATACTTGACAAAAGTTGCTCAGCcatccttgtttttaaaaattaaagtgctttacaaaacatgacctttgatactgcttccttctccaccccctcATCACTCTTTTGAGACAGGAAACTTCACTCTATTTGCTTACGTTACAGATGAAAGATtcaataaaaaacccacagaagcATAATCTATCTTCACTTTGTGCTTAAAAAATCCTGAGAAATCCACAAATATAAAACTAGCCAATTTGACTACCCTGCCTTGTCCACCAAACTGTCTGTTCCTTGGCTCTTTGAGACAATAGTTAGGGCAAACATGCTTAAGAGAGATCAAATCAACCATTAAGGacagacagatttttttgcctTTGGTAGAAGAGGGTCTTTTGCCATAGTATTTGTTCACACCTGCAATTATAGGATATttgctttttccccccttccatAAGGTACATATGTATGCATCATACATCTTCAGCTTTTTAAGCTCCATGGGTTCAGATTCTACCCTCAGATATAAGCatataactcccattaaaataaatgatctGAGGCATGCATGCCTCAGAGGACAGAATTTACCCCAAGGGACATTAAACATAATTTGATTCTGACTGAATTCATCAGTTGCTATTCAGGTCTACAAGCATATTAGTTTTCACAGATTAGTATTCTTTAGAAATGATATTTTACATACTATAAATAGTTATGTACAATATGGTGCTATAGTAATTACTACTTTGCTTTATAGTTTATTATAAAGACAAGGAGAATAGCATACTAGAATCTAAAATCAACATAGTGTAATTCCTATTTCCATGCAGAAATCAGAAGAACACtgggatttttctttgttttttgttttgttttgggggaggggatgtgtctttctggtttgtttttcaaCAGAAGAGGAACAAGACCTGCCTCTACCTTTAGTGTTAgtcaaagtttttaaaaacaaacaaacaaaaagttttaaaaaatgaaatttttgcaaCAAAACAGACTTCAGCAcattcttactttaaaaaaaaattactatttctcATTTATCATAAATTGAGTTTTTTCAGTAAATGTAAAAtttcaaacacaaaaaaaaagtgtttcttctAGATCCTACAAAATACAAACCACTTACAAATTTTGAATTTGGGGAGGAAATGCCTTCCCCTCCAATAATCTACCGTTTTTCTCCAACATTACCTACTCTAACATAGTGTGCActgttatttttctttataagtAATTGTAAACCACGTAAGATACCAACATTTTATCCTGGTCAGGTTTATTACAAGAGTTAGATCTCTCCAAATCAAAGTGATCTTTTTCAAGACTTCCCTTTCTTCAGGCAGAAGTAAATCTTACCCTTCTTCGTCCCATGGCTCTTCTTCCCATGAGGAATTCGGTTAATGCTAAGGATATATCCATCTTCAGTCACTACTTCATGCTCCTCACTGGGGTAGCCTCTGTAGGTAACAATTTCactctgcaaaaagaaaaacaaaagcttttgaTTGAAACTGTTGACATTTTTAATTCATTAAATGTCTGTAAAATGCTTGGAAGTCTTTCCACAGACGACAATATAGAAGTGTGATGTCTCCATTGTTGTGGCTATGTCTGGTAGGTGGTAGAGAGAGACCATCAGGGAAAGGTTTGTTACTAGGCGATGATGCGTTCACTCCTGCATGTGTTTCAGTcaccaatgggaattaggcacccaactcccattgattttcaataggagttgggcacctaacaaTTCTTGGTGCCTTTGAAATCTCTCTTATCTGTCTCAACGTCCAACctctacagagagagagatccaaGTTCTAGTGCATATCCCAGGCTAAAGCTGGTAGTCTATGTCTCCACTATAGAGAAGACACATAGATCATCCAGTTTATCACTAACCAGGTGGCAAGAGTGTTGGAAAAGGGAGCACGGGAAAGAAGACTGGGGACAACAGGATAAAGAAGGGAAAGACAGAAGTGGTAAAAAGAAGGACAGACAGACAATGCTCACTGAAAACAGCAAACGTCTGTCAATTACAGACAAGTGATGTTACCAAAAATTGTGCTATCAGTGGCAGATGAGGCGATGCATCTCTCTTCTAAAgggtaagatttttaaaacatttaaaatattagagGCATGATCCTTACTCTTATTTATCACTCATGGAACACTATCATACTTAAATACATCGTCTAAATGACCCACAAcacagcaggtttgaaacaataTGTTGTATAACAGTGGCTTCAATAAAGTCATTTATATTAGGACTTAACCATCACAGCAAGAACAGGAAAGTTTTACACACTGTTCATCTGCTTAGGTTACAGCTTTTAATATCTGACACAAATACTATAAAATAGGACTACTAAACACCATCTCTTCTAAAAACTCACTTCTGTTCCATCACCTGCAAGTGAGTTAGTTCACAAaccttaacaacaacaacaacaaagctcATTTAGCTGAATTGTTTAGATGACGCGTAAATGCCTAACCGGTACAACTGCATGATCCCATTGGCAATAACTCTAGTTACCTTTAAAAAACAGTACTCAAAGATATGCTAGGTGTTGTATGGAAAAGGCAAATTCTCCCTTCCCTAAAAAGTTCAGAAGCTAGTTTCAGATGTGATGCAACAAGTGAAGATGAGAAAGAGGGCGGGGAAAATGAGAGGAGGGGCAAAGGTACCAATAAGATCACAAGTGATTAACAGCAAGTCCTTACCCAATGAGGGTAAAAACTTGGTTATTATGATAGAAAGAGGGGAAAGCGACAACAGTGAACAGCAAAGGGGGAGCAAAGCAATTGTCAGGAAAAACTTATTAGAAGCTTACTAGCAACAAGTGGTTTTAATAAGTACAGTTCCTTCTAGTAGTTTTAACTGGAGTGGAAGCAGGgccacagaaaacaaacaatctggaaaaaggcCTAAACAGTGGCGTTGCAAAGTTTACagctgatacaaaattactcaagatagtcgGCTCTGGACCTAACTACGAAGAGTTACAAGATGATCCcacaaaactgggtaacaaaatggcagatgaaattcaatgtcgataaatgcaaagtaatgcacattagacaacttaatcccaactatacatacaaaattatggggtctaaaattagtagttaccactcaagaaagatcttggtgtcattgtggatagttctctgaaaacaactgcTCAATGTGCAGGAGCAGTCAAAAacgcgaacagaatgttaggaaccattaagaaaaggaaagataAGACAACAAAAACTATcaaaatgccactatataaatccatagtatgcccacaccttgaatactgtgtgcagttctgcgCACCCCATCTcaagaaaaaatattagaattggaaaagctacagagaagggaaacaaaaatcatCATGAGTGGTGGacagcttccatttgaggagagatttaaaaggttggtactgttcatcttggaaaagagatgactaagggggaaatatgatagaagtctataaaatcatgactgatgcaTATAAAGTGAgtgtgttatttaccccttcatataagaCATGAGACAAAATATAGGCCAgagatatattttatttatatatgctACTTCctctacatcaggggtcagcaacctttcaggagtggtgtgccgagtctttatttattcactctactttAAGATTTCGcacgccagtaatacattttaacatttctagaaggtctctttctgtaagtctataacatataagtaaactattttatgtaaagaaa includes:
- the LOC116818983 gene encoding putative lysosomal acid lipase/cholesteryl ester hydrolase, with the protein product MKMWLLIIVACLIQEIVSSEAFVRRRRRNVDPETSMNISEIVTYRGYPSEEHEVVTEDGYILSINRIPHGKKSHGTKKGPKPAVFLQHGLLADGSNWITNLDNNSLGFMLADAGFDVWMGNSRGNTWSRKHKHYTVKQEEFWVFSFDEMAKYDLPATINFIVNKTGQEKIYYIGHSQGTTIAFIAFSTMPELAKKIKMFFALAPVATVKFSTSPLTKLGVLPELLLKDMFGKKQFLPQNSLLKWLATHVCTHRLLDDLCGNFFFLICGFDVKNLNMSRVDVYSTHCPAGTSVQNMIHWSQAVKSGELKAYDWGSKAENLVHYNQSTPPFYKVKDMTVPTALWTGGHDWLADWKDIGILLTQVTNLIYHKHIPEWEHLDFIWGLDAPHRMYKEIIKEMSAHL